The nucleotide sequence ATGGGTCGAGGCCAAGGGCGCCGGCACCATATACGCGATCACCGTCAACCGGGCACGCACCGGCAGCAAGAACGTCGCACTGATCGACCTCGACGAAGGCGTACGCATGATGTCGCGCATCGAGGGCGTGGAAACTGCGCCGATCGGTAGCCGCGTTAAAGCGCGGATCATCGAGGTGGAAGGCGTGGCAGGTGTGGTGTTTGATCTGATCGAAGGAGACAAGGCATGACCCAGGCTTTCCGCGGCAAGTCCGCCATCGTCGGTATCGGCAGCGCCGGTATCGGTGAAGCCCACGGTTTCAGCGCCCTCGACCTGCTCGGTCAGGCTTCGCTGAAAGCCATCGCCGACGCCGGCCTTAAACTTTCCGATATCGATGGCGTGTTCTCTGCCACCAGCTCGCACGCCTTCCCGACCTTGTCGGTATGCGAGTATCTGGGCATCAAGCCGAAGTACATCGATGGCACCAACGTCGGCGGCTCGAGCTTCGAGATGCATCTGCTGCAGGCGACCATGGCCCTGGAAGCCGGTCTGTGCAACGCCGCGCTGATCTGCTACGGCTCCAATCAGCGCACCGCCGGCGGCGGTCGACTGGTGTCGATGAGCGAGCCGCAATGGCACGAAACCTTCTATACCCCGCGCCATCCGATCACCGCTTATGGTCTGGCCGCGAGCCGCCATATGCACCAGTACGGCACCACTCGCGAACAGCTCGCCGAAGTGGCGGTCGCCGCGCGTGGCTGGGCCAACCTCAACCCCGAGGCCTTCGCCCGTGGCCCGTTGAGCATCGCCGACGTGATGGCCAGCCGCATGGTTAGCGATCCGCTCAGCTCGGCGGACTGCTGCCTGGTCACCGACGGTGCCGGCGCCTGCGTGCTGGTGCGCGCCGACCGTGCCCGCGATCTGCCCAACAAGCCGGTGTACTTCCTCGGCGCCGCTGGCGCGCAGTGGCACCGTTCGATCCAGGCGATGCCCGACCTGACCGTCACCGCTGCTTCCGAAAGCTGCCCGCGGGCCATGCAGATGGCCGGCGTGACTCACGCCGACGTCGACCTGGTGATGCTCTACGACGCCTTCACCATCAACACCATCCTGTTCCTCGAAGACCTCGGCTTTTGTCCAAAGGGCGAGGGCGGGCGCTTCGTCCAAGGCGGTAACATCGCCCCCGGCGGCAAGCTGGCGGTGAACACCAACGGCGGCGGTCTGTCTTGCGTACACCCGGGGATGTACGGGATGTTCCTGATCCTCGAAGCGGCCACGCAGATCCGCGGTCAGGCTGGCGAACGCCAGCTCGAGAGCTGCGATATCGCTCTGTTGCACGGCAACGGCGGGACCCTGTCAAGTCAGGTCACGGCGTTCCTCGGCAGCGCGGCGGTGCTTTAATCGGGTCGTGTCGTGTCGTGTCGTGTGTCGGGAGGGCAGGGATGGTAAGCAATGCTGAAGCATCCCGCGGACAACCCACCAAGCCCTCGGCGGCGTCCAGCGCAGCCTTGCAAGGGCATCGACGCGCTTTGCACAACAGGGTGTACCTACCACATCTGGTGCCAGCGATGGATGATCTGCTGGCACTCGGTGTGGCGGTCGAGCGTATCGAGGATGTGTTCAAACGCAGCCTGCGCGGGCTACGCCAGCCGTTTGTCTACGTGCCCCTGATCCTGTCGCGGCGCTTCTGGGACATGGCCGTCAAGGTCAGCGGCGATTCGGGCATCGGTATGGTGCTCGGAGGCGGCCTGATCTCGCGGCTGCCCCATAGCTTCACCTATCTATTCGACGTGGCGCCCTCGCTGGCCGAGGGGTTCACGCACCTTGTCGACTTCCTGCCGCAGTTCGACGGCCAGTTCAGCGCCGAAGTGATTTATCACCCGGACGAGGTCGAGGTGCGTCTGCATGACTGCGGCAGCCTGCTCGCCCAGCCGCCTATGGTGGATTTTCTGCTCGGCGGGTTGTGCAGTTTGCTGCGCCGTAAAGGGCTGATATCCGGGTTGGGTGGTTCACCGCTGCGGCGAATTTCCCTGGCCCATCCGACACCGCTGGAGCCGGCACGGCACCGCGCCGCCCTGCAGGTGCCAGTCGAGTGGCAGCAGCCGTTCCATGCCTTGCATTTTGATCGTGACGTGTTCGTTCGCGCGCTGGCTCCTGGCAATCAAGCCATGACCAGTACCCTGATGGGGCTGATCGAGCGGGCCCGGCAGAACAGCCAATCGACCTTGCTCGAAGTGGTTTGCGACCACCTGATCGCCAACCTGGCCAGCGACTCGAGCCTCGAGTCGTTCTGCCTGCAACACCACATGACCAAGCGCACCGTGACCCGCCGTTTGCTGACCCAAGGCTGGCGCTACAGCGAATTGCTCGATGAGACGCGGCGCTGCCGAGCGGCCGACTTGCTCGGCACCACCGCGTTGGCCATGGCGGAAGTCACCGAGCTACTCGGCTATCGCGATCTACCCAGCTTTTCCCGGGCCTTCAGCCGTTGGTACGGCATCAGCCCCGGCGTCTGGCGTGAAGGCGCTGACCGCCAGGCCGGTAACTAATTCCAGCCGGCAAGTAAGGCGGATAGCCGAAGGCCGGCCCGGATCGCTCCGGGCCGGCCTTCGTTCCTTTTGGGGTGCTTCCAGTGCACCGCCGCTTTCCTAACTTGTCTCCCGCGCTGGCCCGCCACTTCGCCGCCGGGACAGCATGGGTATCGCTGCGCTCCGGCTAGGCGCCCCCCCATCCTACAGACGCCTACGGGCTACCAGAGGTAGCGGTAGCCGACGGTCACCGCCCAGGGTTGCTCGATGTCGTGGCCGTTGGCGTAGTTGGCTTCCAGCGAGACCTTCTGCTTGGCGCTGACCTGCAGCGAGCTGCCGACGCCGAGCTGCACCCGCGAGCCGGGCAGCTCGTTGTCCAGTTTGTGGTCGTTGACGGTGACGCTGTCGTGGCCGGCCAGTTCGTCGA is from Pseudomonas sp. LS44 and encodes:
- a CDS encoding Zn-ribbon domain-containing OB-fold protein — protein: MAANEQTSAAALGPEAQYQNFLQQGRFMLQRSVSTGRYVFYPRVLIPGTGETDLEWVEAKGAGTIYAITVNRARTGSKNVALIDLDEGVRMMSRIEGVETAPIGSRVKARIIEVEGVAGVVFDLIEGDKA
- a CDS encoding thiolase — protein: MTQAFRGKSAIVGIGSAGIGEAHGFSALDLLGQASLKAIADAGLKLSDIDGVFSATSSHAFPTLSVCEYLGIKPKYIDGTNVGGSSFEMHLLQATMALEAGLCNAALICYGSNQRTAGGGRLVSMSEPQWHETFYTPRHPITAYGLAASRHMHQYGTTREQLAEVAVAARGWANLNPEAFARGPLSIADVMASRMVSDPLSSADCCLVTDGAGACVLVRADRARDLPNKPVYFLGAAGAQWHRSIQAMPDLTVTAASESCPRAMQMAGVTHADVDLVMLYDAFTINTILFLEDLGFCPKGEGGRFVQGGNIAPGGKLAVNTNGGGLSCVHPGMYGMFLILEAATQIRGQAGERQLESCDIALLHGNGGTLSSQVTAFLGSAAVL
- a CDS encoding AraC family transcriptional regulator, producing the protein MDDLLALGVAVERIEDVFKRSLRGLRQPFVYVPLILSRRFWDMAVKVSGDSGIGMVLGGGLISRLPHSFTYLFDVAPSLAEGFTHLVDFLPQFDGQFSAEVIYHPDEVEVRLHDCGSLLAQPPMVDFLLGGLCSLLRRKGLISGLGGSPLRRISLAHPTPLEPARHRAALQVPVEWQQPFHALHFDRDVFVRALAPGNQAMTSTLMGLIERARQNSQSTLLEVVCDHLIANLASDSSLESFCLQHHMTKRTVTRRLLTQGWRYSELLDETRRCRAADLLGTTALAMAEVTELLGYRDLPSFSRAFSRWYGISPGVWREGADRQAGN